Proteins co-encoded in one Patescibacteria group bacterium genomic window:
- a CDS encoding trypsin-like peptidase domain-containing protein, giving the protein MFNTKKIFIALLPLLFCLLFFAQNAKAEIYTATNFQSVSCPYGSEVTAMSLTSPGDNVTIAGTGFGDRNITDSVNESVYIPNPTTGGVYNVYRGQRDEGGQIVYFGLMSWNDSEIGLEVKQGLGSSLGSYIILRTYSDINDSQGSCVQGTLTAGLICTSFTYSDWGTCQSDSTQTRTVLNSYPSGCSSGNPVLTQSCTPACTANDYSCNDWSSCSVSGDQTRTCNKISNCDGGVQMPETLQSCTYVPPICNSWTYSVWSDCQTDGTQTRTITNSSPDNCVGGNPVLTQNCNYIPFCTIDDYSCGDWSACSQGGNQTRACDKIKNCQDGAVSITTNQSCTYAPDCILFRYSSWSECSQDGKQTRSITSRYPSNCEGGVSSQTTQSCTPPCNADTWICGSWGECSLSGIQSRDCTKTFDCLNVQTASPITAQYCEPPSRPMSQTPPSGTDEILNQDTIIKSTVKLLCPVDNYRASQGSGTVIDSTGTILTNKHVIAGTLGCFVGFIDDFNDEPYFGDKHIADIIKISSTQDVAILKMRNPKNMRLSYVDTTKGSVNFTLGTKITTYGYPAKFGTKITYTSGDFSGTEGSYLKTTAILEYGNSGGGAYLKNGTFIGIPSAVVKGQLNAMGYLLSIDVIKAWLNDSTVASGNTNNNNYSRVSVLEDMDLNKLGSLELFIPDVDDKGNLSTSEKNKSLQNTEEQPQTNQTQKELTIIESDDLDEETDSKQNEENKKDDSDVEILEQRKSIVANAVQEITKIAEHHNEIGEEMKTTIQSQTQNQEKIETSIQKIKSRGGVTRFFIGPNYSEIKKSERILEQNKEQIQKLNEIRTQIIDQGEQLQIIEQIQALERVNEETETLLNETQKGFSLFGWMFRLFAK; this is encoded by the coding sequence ATGTTTAATACTAAAAAAATTTTCATTGCGTTACTTCCACTTTTATTTTGCCTTTTATTCTTTGCTCAAAACGCGAAAGCGGAAATTTACACAGCAACAAATTTTCAGTCAGTTTCGTGTCCCTATGGATCGGAAGTTACCGCGATGAGTCTAACCTCACCGGGCGATAATGTTACGATAGCGGGAACAGGATTTGGCGATAGAAATATTACTGATAGCGTAAATGAAAGTGTTTATATTCCAAATCCGACAACAGGTGGAGTTTATAATGTATATAGAGGTCAACGAGATGAAGGTGGTCAAATTGTGTATTTTGGTCTTATGTCGTGGAATGACAGCGAGATTGGACTAGAAGTAAAGCAAGGGTTAGGAAGTTCTCTCGGATCTTATATAATCTTGAGAACATACAGCGATATAAACGATAGTCAAGGTAGTTGTGTTCAGGGTACATTAACAGCTGGTCTTATTTGTACTTCTTTTACATATTCTGATTGGGGTACTTGTCAATCTGATAGTACGCAAACAAGAACAGTTTTAAATTCTTATCCGTCTGGCTGTTCCAGCGGAAATCCTGTATTAACTCAATCATGCACTCCCGCTTGTACTGCTAATGACTATTCTTGCAACGATTGGAGTAGTTGCTCGGTTAGTGGCGACCAAACCAGAACTTGTAATAAAATTTCTAATTGTGATGGGGGAGTACAAATGCCGGAAACTTTACAAAGTTGTACATATGTGCCACCAATCTGTAATTCTTGGACTTATTCTGTTTGGTCTGATTGTCAAACCGATGGCACTCAAACAAGAACTATTACAAATTCTTCGCCCGATAATTGTGTCGGTGGTAACCCCGTTTTAACTCAAAATTGCAACTATATACCTTTTTGCACCATTGATGATTATTCTTGTGGGGATTGGTCGGCTTGTTCGCAAGGTGGCAACCAAACAAGGGCGTGTGATAAAATTAAGAATTGCCAAGATGGCGCAGTTTCTATTACTACAAATCAATCATGCACTTATGCTCCAGATTGTATTTTATTTCGCTATTCCAGTTGGTCCGAATGCTCGCAAGACGGCAAACAAACGAGAAGTATAACATCAAGATATCCGTCTAATTGCGAAGGTGGCGTTTCGTCGCAGACTACACAGTCATGCACTCCGCCATGTAATGCTGATACATGGATTTGTGGTTCATGGGGTGAATGTTCGCTTTCCGGGATACAAAGCCGTGATTGTACTAAAACTTTTGATTGTCTTAATGTACAAACAGCATCACCAATCACTGCCCAGTATTGCGAACCTCCAAGCAGACCAATGTCGCAAACACCGCCAAGTGGCACTGATGAAATCTTAAATCAAGATACGATTATAAAATCAACCGTAAAACTCTTATGCCCGGTAGATAATTATAGAGCCAGTCAAGGATCTGGTACTGTTATTGATTCAACGGGGACTATTCTAACTAATAAACATGTTATCGCTGGAACATTAGGGTGTTTTGTGGGGTTTATAGATGATTTTAACGATGAACCATATTTTGGTGATAAGCATATAGCCGATATTATTAAAATTTCATCAACTCAAGATGTTGCTATTTTAAAAATGCGAAATCCAAAAAACATGAGATTGTCATATGTTGATACAACAAAAGGTAGTGTCAATTTCACGCTAGGCACAAAAATTACAACCTATGGCTATCCAGCAAAATTTGGTACAAAAATTACATATACAAGCGGTGATTTCAGTGGGACAGAAGGAAGCTACCTAAAAACAACTGCCATACTTGAATATGGCAATTCTGGCGGCGGCGCTTATTTAAAAAACGGAACATTTATAGGTATACCATCCGCCGTAGTTAAGGGACAACTTAATGCGATGGGATATTTGTTATCTATAGATGTAATTAAAGCATGGCTCAACGATTCAACTGTTGCTTCTGGAAATACAAACAATAATAATTATTCTCGCGTTTCGGTTTTAGAAGATATGGATTTAAATAAACTTGGTTCTCTTGAATTATTTATTCCTGATGTTGACGATAAAGGTAATCTTTCTACTTCTGAAAAAAATAAAAGTTTGCAAAATACTGAAGAACAACCGCAAACAAACCAAACTCAAAAAGAATTAACTATTATTGAGTCTGATGATTTAGATGAAGAAACAGATTCAAAACAAAATGAAGAAAATAAAAAAGATGATTCCGATGTTGAAATTTTGGAGCAAAGAAAAAGTATAGTTGCTAACGCCGTTCAAGAGATAACCAAAATTGCTGAACATCATAATGAGATTGGAGAAGAAATGAAAACAACCATCCAATCACAAACTCAAAACCAAGAAAAAATAGAAACTAGTATACAAAAGATTAAAAGTAGAGGTGGCGTTACAAGATTCTTTATCGGACCTAATTATAGTGAAATAAAAAAATCGGAAAGAATATTAGAACAAAATAAAGAACAAATTCAAAAGTTAAACGAAATTAGAACTCAAATAATTGATCAAGGAGAACAATTACAAATTATAGAACAAATCCAAGCTCTTGAGAGGGTAAATGAAGAAACTGAAACCTTATTAAACGAAACTCAAAAAGGATTTAGCCTTTTTGGCTGGATGTTCAGATTGTTTGCAAAATAA
- the trmD gene encoding tRNA (guanosine(37)-N1)-methyltransferase TrmD — MMKFNIITIFPDVFEPYFNESIIKRARAKKLVQIKIYNLRNYTNDRHRTVDDRPYGGGAGMVFMVAPILKAVAALKKKFSGKKLKTKIVLLSAKGKKFDQKMAKKFSKLDNLILISGRYEGVDERVAKYIADEEISIGDYVLTGGELPAMIVVDAVVRLIPGVITEDSLKRESFFKEKYIEHPHYTRPEEIIINGKKRKVPKVLLSGDHKKIEEWRSR; from the coding sequence ATTATGAAATTTAATATTATTACAATTTTTCCGGATGTTTTTGAACCATACTTTAACGAAAGTATTATTAAGCGCGCGCGGGCGAAGAAATTGGTTCAAATTAAGATTTATAATTTGCGGAACTATACGAACGATAGACACAGAACAGTTGACGACCGACCTTATGGCGGAGGCGCTGGTATGGTTTTTATGGTCGCGCCGATTTTGAAAGCAGTCGCGGCGTTAAAGAAAAAATTTAGCGGCAAAAAATTAAAAACAAAAATTGTTTTGCTTTCCGCGAAAGGGAAAAAATTTGATCAAAAAATGGCGAAGAAATTTTCAAAATTAGACAATCTTATTTTAATTTCGGGCCGTTACGAAGGAGTTGACGAAAGGGTCGCGAAATATATCGCCGACGAAGAAATTTCTATTGGCGATTATGTTTTAACGGGAGGAGAACTTCCAGCGATGATTGTTGTTGACGCGGTCGTCCGACTTATCCCAGGAGTTATTACTGAAGATTCTCTAAAAAGAGAAAGTTTTTTTAAAGAAAAATATATTGAGCATCCGCATTACACCCGTCCAGAAGAAATTATTATTAATGGAAAAAAAAGAAAAGTTCCAAAAGTCCTTTTATCAGGCGACCATAAAAAAATAGAGGAGTGGAGAAGCAGATAG
- the rpsP gene encoding 30S ribosomal protein S16, which produces MLIIRLIRTGKKNASSFRVVLTEKKNAAKSGRFLEVLGSYNPRLREKKITLKKERIEYWISQGAQTSDTVHNLLVSQGVIKGPKIARKIKLKKGAIAPEGERPVEQPAEEKKEEKKEEASEEENIDKI; this is translated from the coding sequence ATGCTTATTATTCGTTTAATTAGGACAGGAAAAAAGAATGCTTCCAGTTTTCGGGTTGTTTTAACGGAGAAAAAAAATGCGGCGAAAAGCGGCAGATTTTTAGAGGTTCTCGGAAGTTATAATCCGCGCTTGCGCGAAAAGAAAATTACTCTAAAAAAAGAGAGAATAGAATATTGGATTTCTCAAGGCGCTCAAACATCCGACACGGTTCATAATTTATTGGTCAGCCAAGGCGTTATTAAAGGACCTAAAATTGCGAGAAAAATTAAATTAAAGAAAGGCGCGATCGCGCCAGAAGGAGAACGACCAGTCGAACAACCAGCAGAAGAGAAGAAAGAAGAGAAGAAAGAAGAAGCGAGTGAAGAAGAAAATATTGACAAAATATAA
- the rnc gene encoding ribonuclease III produces MAQKPVDSILKLEKKIGVEFDNKDLLRHALVHRSYLNENPEFHLKDNERLEFLGDAVLEMAVTEYLYSNYPNPEGDLTNWRSALVNTKMLSKIASKLGINNHLLLSRGEEKDTGRARQCILANAMEALIGAIFLDRGYQKAAEVIQREILGELPHIIKQKLYRDPKSRFQEKAQDIAGITPNYEVIREWGPDHAKSFIIGVYLGKELVAEGEGVSKQEAQEKAAEAGLEKKGWK; encoded by the coding sequence ATGGCTCAAAAACCAGTGGACAGTATTTTAAAACTTGAAAAAAAAATCGGAGTTGAATTTGACAATAAGGATTTATTGCGGCATGCTTTAGTTCACCGCTCTTATTTAAACGAAAATCCAGAATTTCACTTGAAAGACAATGAACGGCTTGAATTTTTAGGGGACGCGGTTTTAGAGATGGCCGTGACAGAGTATCTTTATTCCAACTATCCCAATCCAGAAGGAGACCTGACAAACTGGCGTTCGGCTTTGGTCAACACCAAAATGCTTTCTAAAATTGCCAGCAAACTTGGGATTAACAATCATTTGCTTTTAAGCCGAGGCGAAGAGAAGGACACGGGCAGAGCGCGCCAATGTATTCTTGCGAACGCGATGGAAGCGTTGATTGGAGCTATTTTTTTAGATAGGGGTTATCAAAAGGCGGCGGAGGTTATCCAAAGAGAAATCTTAGGAGAGTTGCCTCATATTATTAAGCAAAAACTTTATCGCGATCCCAAAAGCCGTTTTCAAGAAAAAGCGCAAGACATTGCCGGCATTACCCCAAACTATGAAGTAATTAGAGAGTGGGGCCCAGACCATGCTAAGAGTTTTATCATCGGTGTTTATTTAGGTAAAGAATTAGTGGCCGAAGGCGAGGGCGTTTCAAAACAAGAAGCGCAAGAAAAAGCGGCCGAAGCGGGGTTAGAGAAGAAAGGGTGGAAATAA
- a CDS encoding class I SAM-dependent methyltransferase — protein sequence MKKINDKYKRELNFWINKWEEKMQKDWWSDDVPTLLRINNNPNIYSYQQRKKQEAKALFLRFLKETEISDKSFLKNKIVVDIGPGPMGLLEASNAKIKIAIDPIAQEYQKHNLLLKDSDVVYINLPAEKIPLLDGYADVVISRNSLDHVSDPIKVVKEIYRILRTNGYFVLNVDINHPSTIAEPHKITQSMIKKITQDFELIRKIIYNKPHGWKGKMYVGLFKKVNK from the coding sequence ATGAAAAAAATAAACGATAAATACAAAAGAGAGTTGAATTTCTGGATCAATAAATGGGAGGAAAAAATGCAGAAGGATTGGTGGAGTGACGATGTGCCAACATTGTTAAGAATAAATAATAATCCAAATATTTATTCTTACCAGCAACGTAAAAAGCAGGAAGCAAAGGCTTTATTTTTAAGATTTTTAAAAGAAACCGAAATAAGCGATAAATCATTTTTAAAAAACAAGATTGTAGTTGATATCGGGCCGGGTCCCATGGGACTATTAGAAGCCAGTAATGCTAAGATTAAAATTGCAATAGATCCTATAGCTCAAGAATATCAAAAACATAATCTCTTGTTGAAAGATTCTGATGTCGTGTATATAAACTTACCCGCCGAGAAGATTCCTCTATTAGATGGATATGCTGATGTGGTGATATCTCGTAATAGCTTAGATCATGTTTCTGATCCTATTAAAGTAGTAAAAGAAATTTATAGAATTTTAAGAACCAATGGTTATTTTGTTTTAAATGTTGATATTAACCATCCCTCAACGATTGCTGAGCCTCATAAAATAACACAAAGTATGATAAAAAAAATAACTCAAGATTTTGAATTAATTAGAAAAATTATATATAACAAACCCCATGGCTGGAAAGGGAAAATGTATGTTGGATTGTTTAAAAAAGTTAATAAATAA
- a CDS encoding iron-sulfur cluster assembly scaffold protein: MYSKTVIKHFQHPKNMGAMKNPDVQAEEGNVVCGDIMKIYLKIKDSKIKDISFETMGCVAAIATSSMLTEMAKGKTLAQAEKISYNDVAKELGQLPQVKMHCADLAVKTLQKAIKKYKKSNL; the protein is encoded by the coding sequence ATGTATTCCAAAACAGTTATTAAACATTTTCAGCATCCCAAAAATATGGGAGCGATGAAAAATCCCGATGTTCAGGCGGAAGAGGGTAATGTTGTTTGCGGCGACATTATGAAAATTTATTTAAAAATTAAAGATAGCAAGATTAAAGATATTTCTTTTGAAACGATGGGTTGCGTGGCGGCGATTGCTACTTCTTCGATGTTGACAGAGATGGCAAAAGGAAAAACACTTGCTCAAGCTGAAAAAATTTCATATAATGATGTGGCTAAAGAACTAGGTCAATTGCCACAAGTAAAAATGCATTGCGCCGACTTAGCCGTCAAGACATTACAAAAAGCGATTAAGAAGTATAAAAAAAGTAATTTATAA
- a CDS encoding KH domain-containing protein: MATTPADKDFLEFVIKSIVSHPEDVSVTRTVDEMGVLLNLRVHREDMGQVIGRQGATAKAIRSILRVIGLKNNARINLKIEEPEGGRMDRTEDTPTIAPVEEAPKKNVDEVVDELSL; encoded by the coding sequence ATGGCTACTACACCAGCTGATAAAGATTTTTTGGAGTTTGTTATTAAATCAATTGTTAGTCACCCAGAAGATGTGAGCGTGACTCGAACTGTTGATGAAATGGGGGTTCTCTTGAACCTTAGAGTTCATCGAGAGGATATGGGTCAGGTCATCGGAAGGCAAGGAGCGACCGCTAAGGCGATCAGAAGCATTCTTAGAGTAATCGGTCTTAAAAACAACGCGCGAATCAATCTTAAGATTGAAGAGCCCGAAGGTGGAAGAATGGATCGGACTGAAGACACTCCGACCATAGCTCCCGTTGAAGAAGCTCCTAAGAAAAATGTTGACGAAGTCGTTGATGAATTAAGTTTGTAA
- a CDS encoding aminotransferase class V-fold PLP-dependent enzyme produces the protein MKKIIYLDNAATTPVDAVVLKKMLPYFSEKYGNPSSIHRLGQETFQAIEESRRQVADFLNCSPEEIYFTGSATESDNLAIWGIIEKIISLGSAKPHLIISAIEHKAVLEICHKLVERKMAELTVLPINEEGLVELTSLEKAIKKNTRLVAVMYANSEIGTVQPIARIGRLIQNINKKRKEPIYFYTDAVQAANYLDCRVDNLGVDGLSFSGHKIYGPKGISAFYLRKGTPITPMIIGGGHEKGLRSGTENVPGIVGLGAAVERIRKSGGDGAQIKKLRDKLITGILRDIPNARFNGSLKERLPNNAHFSFKGAEGESIIMELSQRGICASTGSACASHSLKPSDILLALGLSHEEAHCSVRLTLGKQTKPSDIDYVLEILPGIIERLRKISGR, from the coding sequence ATGAAAAAAATAATTTATCTTGATAATGCGGCGACGACGCCGGTTGATGCGGTTGTTCTTAAAAAGATGTTGCCGTATTTTTCCGAGAAGTATGGCAATCCTTCCAGCATTCATCGCCTCGGGCAGGAAACATTTCAAGCGATAGAAGAGTCGCGCCGACAGGTCGCCGATTTTTTGAATTGTTCTCCAGAAGAAATATATTTTACCGGCTCGGCGACGGAAAGCGACAATTTGGCGATTTGGGGGATAATTGAAAAGATTATTTCCTTGGGTTCGGCAAAACCGCATCTTATTATTTCTGCGATTGAGCATAAAGCGGTTCTTGAAATATGTCATAAACTTGTTGAAAGGAAAATGGCCGAATTGACTGTCTTGCCGATTAACGAAGAGGGATTAGTTGAATTAACGAGTTTAGAAAAGGCGATTAAAAAAAATACGCGGTTGGTCGCGGTCATGTATGCTAATAGCGAAATAGGGACAGTTCAGCCGATCGCGCGAATTGGGCGATTGATTCAAAACATTAACAAAAAAAGAAAAGAGCCAATTTATTTTTACACTGACGCGGTTCAAGCGGCGAACTATCTTGATTGTCGGGTTGACAACCTTGGGGTTGATGGGTTATCTTTCTCGGGACACAAAATTTACGGGCCAAAAGGAATTAGCGCTTTTTATTTAAGAAAAGGAACGCCGATTACACCCATGATTATTGGCGGAGGACATGAGAAAGGGTTAAGGTCGGGAACAGAAAACGTTCCGGGCATTGTCGGATTGGGAGCGGCGGTTGAGAGAATAAGAAAGTCGGGCGGAGACGGCGCGCAAATTAAAAAATTAAGAGACAAACTTATCACAGGTATTTTAAGAGATATTCCTAACGCGCGGTTCAATGGTTCTTTGAAAGAACGCTTACCCAATAACGCTCATTTTAGTTTTAAGGGCGCGGAAGGGGAAAGCATTATTATGGAATTATCTCAGCGAGGAATTTGCGCCTCAACTGGTTCCGCTTGCGCTAGCCATTCTTTAAAACCATCAGATATTTTGTTGGCGCTTGGTTTATCTCACGAAGAAGCGCATTGCAGTGTCCGACTTACATTAGGCAAACAGACAAAGCCGTCAGACATAGATTATGTTTTAGAAATTTTGCCTGGGATCATAGAGAGGTTGAGAAAAATTTCGGGAAGATAA
- a CDS encoding FKBP-type peptidyl-prolyl cis-trans isomerase — protein MKNIILSVVVLVVVVGGFYLLSKIPSDEAVKGVEFGDELRAEIAREGTGAEAKNGDKVSVHYVGVLEDGTKFDSSLDRGQPFVFSLGAGQVISGWDLGVVGMKVGEIRRLYIPSAYGYGEAGAGNGLIPANANLVFEVELLGIE, from the coding sequence ATGAAAAATATTATTTTGTCGGTTGTGGTTTTGGTTGTTGTGGTTGGGGGGTTTTATCTTCTTTCGAAAATTCCCAGTGATGAGGCGGTGAAGGGAGTTGAATTTGGCGATGAATTGCGGGCGGAAATAGCGCGGGAAGGGACGGGCGCGGAGGCGAAGAATGGCGATAAAGTTTCCGTTCATTATGTTGGCGTTTTGGAAGACGGGACTAAATTTGATTCAAGTTTGGATAGAGGCCAGCCCTTTGTTTTTTCATTGGGCGCGGGGCAGGTCATTAGCGGATGGGATTTGGGCGTGGTTGGGATGAAAGTCGGAGAAATCAGGCGGCTCTATATTCCTTCAGCATACGGTTACGGGGAAGCTGGCGCGGGCAACGGTTTAATTCCCGCCAACGCCAATTTGGTTTTTGAGGTGGAGTTGTTGGGGATTGAGTAG
- the rpmF gene encoding 50S ribosomal protein L32, whose protein sequence is MGVPKQRHTKSRRNRRRSHHALKERSFPTCAKCGFAVMSHHVCQNCGTYANREVIDVLSKLTKKEKKTKEKELSEQEKGQTEEKELSMGDLSKK, encoded by the coding sequence ATGGGTGTTCCAAAACAAAGGCATACAAAATCAAGAAGGAATAGGCGGCGTTCGCATCACGCCTTAAAAGAGCGGAGTTTTCCCACCTGCGCGAAATGCGGTTTTGCTGTTATGTCTCATCATGTTTGTCAAAATTGCGGAACTTACGCGAACAGGGAAGTGATTGATGTTTTAAGCAAGCTCACTAAAAAAGAAAAAAAGACAAAAGAAAAGGAATTATCCGAACAAGAGAAAGGACAAACCGAAGAAAAAGAATTAAGCATGGGGGATCTCTCCAAGAAGTAG
- a CDS encoding glycosyltransferase family 4 protein has product MKICLISPIDERIPPILYGGIGRVVYNLTDGLVKKGHDVTLLASGDSNVSDRIIPVINKSLGVSGINNSPKKREVFFQMAIANIINILLKNKFDIISNHLGWRLIPFENLISDPIVTTLHTPLDQENKQILFSNYPNHPVISISKNQRKPLPKLKYLGNVYNGINIFLYDFSDIHDDYLMFLGRMSPEKGVLEAIQIAKKMNMKLVIAGAIHNWDRVYFESKIKQHIDNESIVFVGEINDKEKNKLLGRAKALLAPVQWDEPFGLTFIESMACGTPVVSFNRGSVKEIIIDKKTGIIANSINDICNRFKELDRINRVDCRKHVENKFVSDIMVNNYEEIFLNYLKKINEKNKR; this is encoded by the coding sequence ATGAAAATTTGTTTAATCTCGCCAATTGACGAAAGAATTCCGCCTATATTGTATGGCGGCATCGGGCGTGTGGTATATAATTTGACAGATGGACTGGTAAAGAAAGGACATGATGTAACTCTTTTAGCTTCTGGAGATTCCAATGTCTCGGATAGGATAATTCCCGTGATAAACAAATCCTTAGGCGTTAGCGGTATTAATAACAGCCCTAAAAAGCGTGAAGTTTTTTTTCAAATGGCGATAGCAAATATTATTAATATTCTATTAAAAAATAAGTTTGATATAATCAGTAATCATTTGGGTTGGCGTTTGATCCCTTTTGAAAATTTAATATCTGATCCAATCGTTACAACATTGCATACGCCGCTTGACCAAGAGAACAAACAGATTTTATTTTCAAATTATCCAAATCATCCCGTAATAAGCATTAGTAAAAACCAAAGAAAGCCATTGCCAAAACTTAAATACTTAGGAAATGTTTATAATGGAATAAATATCTTTTTGTATGATTTTTCAGATATCCATGATGATTATTTAATGTTTTTAGGCAGAATGTCGCCTGAAAAGGGGGTGTTAGAGGCTATCCAAATTGCTAAAAAGATGAATATGAAATTGGTTATCGCGGGAGCGATTCATAATTGGGACAGAGTATATTTTGAATCAAAAATTAAACAACATATAGATAATGAAAGTATTGTGTTTGTAGGTGAGATTAATGATAAAGAGAAAAATAAATTGTTAGGTAGAGCGAAAGCATTACTTGCTCCAGTACAATGGGATGAACCATTTGGTTTGACATTTATAGAATCAATGGCTTGCGGAACACCTGTGGTGTCATTTAATCGTGGCTCAGTAAAAGAAATTATTATCGATAAAAAAACAGGGATAATAGCAAATTCAATCAATGATATTTGTAATCGATTTAAAGAATTAGATAGAATAAATCGCGTAGACTGCAGAAAGCATGTTGAAAATAAGTTTGTTTCTGATATTATGGTTAATAATTATGAAGAAATATTTTTAAATTATTTAAAAAAAATTAATGAAAAAAATAAACGATAA
- the nusB gene encoding transcription antitermination factor NusB — translation MANRHLSRSIAMQSLYEWDFKGKNDSKLKEFVERNIEEFGPGLEDYDFVWQIINGVVKNIEKLDKIIEKSAPEWPIDQITIVDRNVLRIGLYELLFGNREEVPPKVAINEAIELAKSFGGESSGKFINGVLGTVYREIGEPGKNE, via the coding sequence ATGGCGAATAGGCATTTATCAAGAAGTATCGCGATGCAATCTCTTTACGAATGGGATTTTAAAGGTAAGAACGACAGTAAATTAAAAGAATTTGTTGAGCGAAACATTGAAGAATTTGGTCCAGGATTGGAAGATTATGATTTTGTTTGGCAAATCATTAACGGGGTCGTTAAAAACATAGAGAAACTTGATAAGATTATTGAAAAATCAGCTCCCGAATGGCCGATTGACCAAATTACCATTGTTGACCGAAATGTTTTAAGAATTGGGCTTTACGAACTTCTTTTCGGTAATCGTGAAGAGGTTCCGCCAAAGGTGGCCATTAACGAAGCGATTGAATTGGCTAAAAGTTTCGGCGGCGAGTCATCGGGCAAATTTATCAACGGGGTTTTAGGAACGGTTTACCGCGAAATCGGCGAGCCGGGGAAAAACGAGTAA